In one Bombyx mori chromosome 4, ASM3026992v2 genomic region, the following are encoded:
- the LOC105842314 gene encoding leucine-rich repeat and fibronectin type III domain-containing protein 1-like protein — MGLPNIQIIWISMVVATSIHSVLSECPWEGSPDLQSACICAYNLARDLSVQCDQVDFSALMSALNLSVKNTAIDLLYVNNSSIPSLTDNMFVNLKIHNLQISGCKIRKIDDDTFRTQGPYLKNLNLQDNELTQVPVKALKVLTSLSLLDISKNRITYIENHSFITLRKLTTLKVSDNNVTLATHAFTGLEASLKNLNLKGTKQKLVPNCIRGLRSLAFLDLSQNSIRELPNADGSQTFEGLDSLTALNLERNLIVNLGEDAFVGIKNTLSSLSLLNNLIPEFPTAAIGSLTELRVLDIGFNLLNKLPADAFLNNPAITLLALDGNPLPTVPEKAFTHLNQSLRGLSLGGRFLNCDCRLRWIIEWIRNGELQVTSRERNPQFCGSPSNFRERGFYSFEPNELVCDYEPTEISYKLTTTTKPLNERKTTQLTTIRSSTSTTTIPTTTPTTSTTTERPLPTTTTAPTTHEMAYEPDTPVKSTTTQHSTIRPNRVPNIRTASPAWRHPSNQNPPLVMNFSQQKTKVDDSNEVIVKNAYRQDNSVIIQWDSDVANILGFRVVYRLFGDKSFKQGPPLEASEREFKIKNVPSQECIVVCVISLEEVHVSPETVPYAQCREVRTVSAAASNMDKITIAASAAICGTIVVAVLIFAAASRRRSRTVHRLHAQIPEKLPNACCGGITGTPSPSGPLSSLATLGAFGKQREWDQVSAYSARSIPRARTYTEPAPPDPLPGRPGRTRSLAEGQSQHSYSHSGRYGPPGYPGSLLGSRADLRQSRQSLGGASERASRLSLSGAAGGATGGTAGSRRRPRSRSRPASRYSVGSLGMGYCDTSDNWTDHDMDIYMARNPTTRSGLVPL; from the exons GGGCTGCCTAACATACAAATCATTTGGATTTCGATGGTTGTCGCAACGTCCATACACAGCGTGCTGAGCGAGTGCCCATGGGAAGGATCACCAGATTTACAATCGGCTTGTATTTGTGCATATAACTTAGCTAGAGATCTATCAGTTCAATGTGATCAG GTGGATTTCTCAGCGCTTATGTCTGCTCTTAATTTAAGCGTAAAAAATACGGCCATCGATCTTCTCTACGTCAACAACTCCTCGATACCCAGCCTGACAGACAATATGTTCGTTAACTTAAAAATTCACAACCTACAAATATCCGGTTGCAAAATCAGAAAAATAGATGACGATACGTTTAGAACACAGGGGCCTTACTTGAAAAACTTAAACTTACAAGACAACGAACTGACGCAAGTACCGGTGAAAGCGCTGAAAGTTTTGACGAGTTTATCCCTTTTGGATATTTCTAAAAATCGGATCACGTACATAGAAAACCACTCGTTCATAACTCTACGTAAATTGACTACTCTAAAAGTATCAGATAATAACGTGACTTTAGCGACGCACGCTTTCACCGGATTAGAGgcttcattaaaaaatttaaatctgaAAGGAACGAAACAAAAACTTGTACCAAATTGTATAAGAGGACTGCGAAGCTTAGCATTCCTAGACTTATCCCAAAATAGCATTAGAGAATTGCCGAATGCTGATGGCAGTCAAACGTTCGAAGGACTGGATTCCTTAACGGCATTGAATTTGGAACGAAATTTAATAGTTAATCTTGGTGAAgatgcctttgtaggcataaAGAATACGTTAAGTTCATTAAGTCTGTTAAACAATCTCATACCAGAATTTCCAACAGCCGCTATAGGAAGTCTTACTGAGCTACGCGTACTAGATATCGGATTTAATCTTTTAAACAAACTACCTGCTGATGCATTTTTGAATAATCCAGCTATTACATTACTGGCTTTAGATGGAAATCCTTTACCTACCGTACCAGAGAAAGCTTTCACTCATTTAAATCAATCGCTTCGAGGTTTAAGTTTGGGAGGAAGATTTTTGAATTGCGACTGTCGCCTGCGCTGGATTATAGAGTGGATAAGAAACGGCGAGCTACAAGTAACATCTAGAGAAAGGAATCCACAGTTCTGCGGAAGTCCTTCGAATTTCAGAGAAAGAGGATTTTACAGTTTCGAGCCAAACGAGCTTGTCTGTGATTATGAACCAACAGAAATTTCATACAAATTAACTACAACTACTAAGCCTTTAAATGAGCGAAAAACCACCCAATTGACGACTATTCGGTCATCTACCTCTACGACTACTATTCCAACTACCACGCCGACAACCAGCACAACGACCGAACGACCTCTACCAACAACGACGACAGCACCAACGACTCATGAAATGGCTTATGAACCAGATACACCTGTAAAATCCACAACAACACAACACAGCACCATTCGGCCAAATCGGGTTCCGAATATACGCACTGCGTCTCCAGCATGGCGGCATCCGTCCAACCAAAATCCACCGCTTGTAATGAACTTCTCACAACAGAAAACTAAAGTCGACGACTCCAACGAAGTAATCGTAAAGAATGCCTACAGACAAGATAATTCTGTAATTATTCAATGGGATTCTGATGTTGCTAATATTCTCGGTTTTCGAGTTGTTTATAGATTATTTGGTGATAAGAGTTTCAAACAAGGGCCGCCGTTGGAAGCAAGTGAACGAGAATTTAAGATAAAAAATGTCCCGTCTCAG GAATGCATCGTCGTCTGCGTGATCTCTTTAGAGGAGGTGCACGTCAGCCCTGAAACGGTCCCTTACGCTCAATGTCGCGAAGTACGCACCGTTTCCGCTGCCGCCTCCAACATGGACAAGATTACGATAGCTGCTAGCGCTGCTATTTGTGGTACCATCGTAGTCGCCGTATTGATATTCGCCGCTGCGTCACGTCGAAGATCACGCACAGTAcatcgcttgcacgctcagatACCTGAAAAACTGCCCAACGCCTGTTGTGGTGGCATCACCGGAACACCGAGTCCCAGTGGACCTCTATCTTCATTAGCTACGCTCGGCGCATTTGGAAAGCAGCGTGAGTGGGATCAAGTGTCAGCCTATAGCGCACGTTCGATCCCTCGTGCACGCACTTATACCGAACCGGCCCCCCCAGATCCCTTACCCGGTCGACCAGGCCGAACACGCTCTCTAGCCGAAGGCCAATCCCAACACAGCTACTCTCACTCTGGCAGATACGGACCACCGGGTTATCCCGGCAGCCTACTAGGATCTAGAGCTG ATCTTCGACAGTCACGTCAGTCGTTGGGAGGAGCATCAGAGAGAGCTTCTCGTCTATCGTTAAGTGGCGCGGCAGGAGGCGCTACGGGCGGTACTGCAGGTTCCCGAAGAAGACCGAGGTCAAGGTCACGTCCGGCGAGTCGATACAGCGTCGGATCGTTAGGAATGGGATATTGCGATACATCCGATAATTGGACAGATCATGATATGGACATATACATGGCTCGAAATCCGACAACACGCAGTGGACTGGTGCCATTATAG